The following coding sequences are from one Alosa alosa isolate M-15738 ecotype Scorff River chromosome 13, AALO_Geno_1.1, whole genome shotgun sequence window:
- the slc2a3b gene encoding solute carrier family 2, facilitated glucose transporter member 3, with translation MERYGEAMEEGTVTIVWSVAVAIFSIGGMAGSVCVGVLVNKFGRRKSMFLANGLAVIGGGLMGFSSLCRSYEMVIFGRLVIGLFCGLCTGLSPMYIGELAPTALRGAFGTLHQLGVVIGILVAQIFGLESLLGSDSLWPLLLALTVLPAVLQTIMLPMCPESPRHLLINLNQEEEARKALVRLRGCEDVSEDINEMKEEGRKMAMEKKVTIPELFRNRSYRQPIIIAIVLQLSQQLSGINAVFYYSTAIFKGAGVSKPIYATIGAGVVNTVFTVVSLFLVDRAGRRTLHLIGLSGMAVSALLMTISLALIGTTESLSYLAIVAVFGFVASFEMGPGPIPWFITAELFEQGPRPAAIAVAGCSNWTSNFLVGLSFPKLRELCGSYVFIIFVIFLIFFIIFTYFRVPETKGRTFEDIARGFASAASSLPPPQDGEITLPVSPTREKVPMVEFPNVDSSKNGLPSV, from the exons ATGGAGCGTTATGGAGAGGCTATGGAGGAGGGAACCGTCACCATTGTGTGGAGTGTTGCCGTGGCTATCTTCAGCATTGGAGGCATGGccgggtctgtctgtgtgggggTTCTGGTCAACAAGTTTGGGAG GCGCAAGTCCATGTTTCTAGCCAACGGCCTGGCAGTGATTGGTGGAGGCCTGATGGGGTTTTCCAGCTTGTGTCGGTCATATGAGATGGTGATCTTTGGGCGCCTGGTCATCGGGCTGTTTTGTGGTCTGTGTACTGGCCTAAGCCCCATGTATATAGGAGAGCTAGCCCCCACTGCCCTACGAGGAGCCTTTGGCACGCTGCACCAGCTGGGTGTGGTCATTGGCATCCTGGTGGCCCAG ATCTTTGGTCTGGAGTCCCTGCTGGGCTCGGACTCCCTCTGGCCCCTGCTACTGGCTCTGACAGTTCTGCCGGCGGTCTTGCAGACCATCATGTTACCAATGTGCCCCGAGAGTCCTCGGCACCTCCTCATCAACCTCAACCAGGAAGAGGAGGCGCGCAAgg CGCTGGTGCGTCTGCGTGGGTGTGAGGATGTCAGTGAGGACATCAATGAGATGAAGGAGGAAGGCAGGAAGATGGCCATGGAGAAGAAGGTCACCATCCCTGAGCTGTTCCGCAACCGTTCGTACCGACAGCCCATCATCATTGCCATTGTGCTCCAGCTGTCTCAGCAGCTCTCTGGAATTAACGCT GTGTTTTACTACTCCACAGCCATTTTTAAAGGGGCTGGAGTATCCAAGCCCATCTATGCTACAATAGGAGCTGGTGTTGTCAACACGGTTTTCACTGTGGTCTCT CTCTTCTTGGTGGACAGGGCAGGACGCAGGACACTCCACCTCATTGGTTTAAGTGGAATGGCAGTTAGTGCTCTTCTAATGACCATCTCTCTTGCACTGATT GGTACCACTGAATCCCTCAGTTACCTGGCCATTGTGGCGGTGTTTGGTTTTGTGGCCAGCTTTGAGATGGGACCAGGCCCTATTCCATGGTTCATAACGGCAGAGCTCTTTGAACAGGGACCCCGCCCTGCAGCTATAGCTGTAGCAGGATGCTCCAACTGGACCTCCAACTTCCTGGTCGGACTCAGCTTTCCCAAGCTGCGG GAGCTGTGCGGAAGCTATGTGTTCATCATCTTTgtcatcttcctcatcttcttcatcatcttcaCCTACTTCCGAGTGCCCGAGACCAAAGGGCGGACCTTTGAGGACATCGCTCGCGGCTTCGCCAGCGCTGCCTCCAGTCTCCCTCCTCCTCAGGATGGCGAGATCACGCTCCCCGTCTCGCCTACCAGAGAGAAGGTGCCCATGGTGGAATTCCCCAATGTTGACAGTAGCAAAAATGGCCTCCCAAGTGTCTAG